The following coding sequences are from one Salvia hispanica cultivar TCC Black 2014 chromosome 3, UniMelb_Shisp_WGS_1.0, whole genome shotgun sequence window:
- the LOC125210043 gene encoding F-box protein At3g07870-like translates to MKKDLYLPQDIWRQILGRLPIESIPRCKYVCKSWRDSDMIEGKEGEFVTLYTPKPGMAFAHPKMGYAVCDEALRTLFRFGLPPPHDLYSTPDHHRIVIGSVNSLILVWDGLDASNHCLFILNPITHEYIELPTLPARRCVFGFGVSKLSGQYKIICGDESRFCHIYSLGRGEGLWRSIPASSTTKLPYCGVARPPYSVPYDYALFLNGNIHWLATNFENNLLVSCLDLETELFTCFSLPPCEGGEYMLGLYSGYQLCILEDRLCLCDNITNLFRVVIWMMENYGDTNSWVMEYTFDSPAKTISPIFFPLKILADGDLLYAFKDRLSIYSKNTRAFKPYGRLRHSGYSNLFNTVTFTPSFCSLKTMGIHNVQSLRFY, encoded by the coding sequence ATGAAGAAAGATTTGTATCTACCGCAAGATATATGGAGACAGATCCTAGGGAGACTACCGATTGAAAGCATTCCGAGATGCAAGTATGTTTGTAAATCATGGCGTGATAGCGATATGATAGAAGGAAAAGAGGGTGAGTTTGTCACATTGTATACTCCAAAACCAGGCATGGCCTTCGCTCATCCGAAAATGGGGTATGCGGTATGCGATGAGGCCTTGCGGACACTTTTCCGATTCGGCTTGCCTCCTCCTCACGACCTATATTCAACTCCCGATCACCACCGTATTGTAATTGGTTCAGTTAACAGTTTGATTTTGGTGTGGGATGGATTGGATGCTTCTAATCATTGCCTTTTCATACTCAATCCAATCACTCATGAGTATATTGAGCTTCCTACTCTGCCGGCACGTAGGTGCGTATTTGGGTTTGGAGTGAGCAAATTAAGTGGGCAATATAAGATTATATGTGGTGATGAATCTAGGTTTTGTCACATATACAGTCTAGGTAGAGGAGAAGGGTTGTGGAGAAGCATCCCAGCGTCGTCAACAACTAAACTGCCTTACTGCGGAGTGGCAAGACCACCATATAGCGTGCCTTATGattatgctttatttttgAACGGAAATATTCACTGGCTTGCAACAAATTTTGAGAATAATCTTTTGGTCTCCTGCCTTGATCTTGAAACCGAGTTATTTACatgtttttctcttcctcCATGTGAAGGCGGCGAATATATGCTTGGTTTATATAGTGGATATCAGCTATGTATTTTGGAAGATCGGTTGTGTTTATGCGACAACATTACAAATCTTTTTCGTGTTGTTATTTGGATGATGGAAAACTACGGAGATACAAATTCGTGGGTAATGGAATATACCTTCGACTCACCAGCAAAAACAATCAgtccaatttttttcccaCTCAAGATTTTGGCAGATGGTGACCTATTGTACGCATTTAAAGATCGACTATCTATCTACTCCAAAAACACAAGAGCTTTTAAGCCATATGGTCGTCTTCGACATTCTGGGTATTCTAATTTGTTCAACACGGTTACTTTTACTCCAAGCTTTTGTTCGCTCAAGACCATGGGGATTCATAATGTTCAATCGTTAAGGTTTTATTAA